Proteins encoded together in one uncultured Desulfosarcina sp. window:
- a CDS encoding response regulator — protein sequence MTENKQELLIVDDNPENLRVLNSMLQQEGYGVRAAKSAKQALASIDIAEPDLVLLDVHMPEMDGFELCKHIKNNSKYLNLPIIFLSALGDTFNKKLGFEAGAVDYMTKPFDIEEVKVRIKTHLKLKASLMEQARLKAEIARKDEEIKILKSKLDSNA from the coding sequence ATAATCCTGAAAATCTCCGTGTGCTGAATTCAATGCTCCAGCAGGAAGGATATGGCGTGCGCGCTGCAAAAAGTGCCAAACAGGCGCTGGCAAGCATCGACATCGCGGAACCGGACCTGGTGCTTCTTGATGTGCATATGCCGGAAATGGATGGGTTCGAGCTATGCAAACACATTAAAAATAATTCAAAATATCTAAACCTGCCCATTATTTTTTTAAGCGCACTGGGTGACACGTTTAACAAAAAATTGGGGTTTGAAGCCGGTGCCGTGGATTACATGACCAAACCTTTTGATATCGAGGAAGTAAAAGTCAGAATTAAAACGCATCTTAAACTTAAAGCCAGCCTGATGGAGCAGGCTCGCCTTAAAGCGGAAATAGCAAGAAAAGATGAAGAGATAAAAATACTTAAGTCAAAGCTGGATAGTAATGCCTGA
- a CDS encoding response regulator, whose protein sequence is MDSILIADDNPENLKVLSKLLKQEGYKIRVATNGKQALESFQAEPPDLILLDIQMPKMDGYEVCRRIKAQECHQLIPVLFISAMGESFNKVLAFKAGGSDYITKPLQAEEVLARIKTHLNSYNYQRQLKEKNIELLQQFKTTFEQAAVGIAHIDIDTGQYLKVNERFADIVQYSRDELLNKTFNDITHPDFYEDDTLQVGQLINKEIPFFVKEKQYMRADGSAVWCKITVSLVENQQGQTPAYLLSIIEDISKRKKIEIEQKEYEQHVKQMQRMEAIGTLAGGIAHDFNNILSAIIGFTELALKEAPSDSFLENSLNEVYSAGKRARDLVKQILAFARQSDEKRSPIQPWVIINEALRFIRSTIPTTIEIQKELDSKSFIMGNPTQVHQLMMNLCTNAAHAMADSGGVLKVSLKDVFLDKKDLPIGMEPGDYIEIRVSDTGVGIAPELMELVFNPYFTTKEPGEGTGLGLAMAHGIIESYKGKINVDSQLGKGTTFTIHLPVDKKHADFHVSEPETCPSGTETILFVDDEVPIVKMGSKLLESLGYSVTTRMNGVEALELFKAKPDAFDLVFTDMTMPNMTGDKLAIELMKIRPEIPVVICTGYNKKISKKTASEIGIKAFIYKPLERADLSKIIRNVLDAAKG, encoded by the coding sequence TTGGATTCTATCCTGATTGCAGACGATAATCCCGAGAACTTGAAAGTTCTTTCCAAGCTGTTGAAACAGGAGGGGTATAAAATCAGAGTGGCGACCAATGGAAAGCAGGCGTTGGAAAGCTTCCAGGCCGAGCCCCCGGATCTTATCCTGCTAGATATACAAATGCCAAAAATGGACGGATACGAAGTTTGCCGTCGGATAAAAGCACAGGAATGTCATCAGTTAATTCCTGTCCTGTTCATCAGCGCCATGGGAGAGTCTTTCAACAAGGTGCTGGCATTTAAGGCTGGCGGCAGTGATTATATAACCAAACCGCTCCAGGCGGAAGAAGTCCTGGCGAGAATCAAAACACATCTTAACTCGTATAACTACCAGAGACAACTTAAAGAAAAAAACATTGAGTTGTTGCAACAATTTAAAACCACATTTGAACAGGCTGCCGTCGGGATTGCCCATATTGACATCGATACCGGGCAATACCTCAAAGTGAACGAACGTTTTGCCGACATCGTTCAATATTCAAGGGATGAACTTCTCAATAAAACGTTTAATGATATCACCCACCCCGATTTTTACGAAGACGACACCCTTCAGGTTGGACAGCTGATAAATAAAGAAATACCATTCTTTGTTAAAGAAAAACAGTATATGAGGGCTGACGGTTCAGCCGTGTGGTGCAAGATAACGGTGTCGCTTGTTGAAAATCAACAGGGACAGACCCCCGCCTATCTCCTGTCAATTATTGAGGATATATCAAAAAGAAAAAAGATTGAAATAGAACAAAAGGAGTATGAACAACACGTAAAGCAGATGCAAAGAATGGAAGCCATCGGAACGCTGGCCGGTGGTATTGCGCACGATTTCAATAATATCCTCTCCGCCATCATTGGTTTCACCGAACTTGCGCTTAAGGAAGCGCCAAGCGACTCATTCCTTGAGAACAGTTTAAATGAAGTGTATTCGGCCGGGAAAAGAGCAAGGGACCTGGTGAAACAGATTCTTGCCTTTGCCCGCCAATCGGATGAAAAAAGAAGCCCCATTCAACCGTGGGTGATTATAAATGAAGCTTTGAGGTTCATCCGTTCCACGATACCCACCACCATTGAGATTCAGAAGGAACTCGACAGTAAATCGTTTATCATGGGAAACCCAACGCAAGTTCACCAGTTGATGATGAACCTTTGCACGAACGCGGCCCATGCAATGGCGGACTCAGGCGGTGTTTTAAAGGTGAGCCTAAAAGACGTGTTTCTCGATAAGAAGGATCTGCCAATTGGCATGGAGCCGGGCGATTACATTGAAATCCGGGTGTCGGATACGGGTGTCGGGATCGCCCCTGAATTGATGGAATTGGTCTTCAATCCTTATTTTACGACCAAGGAACCTGGCGAAGGTACCGGTTTGGGCCTGGCCATGGCGCATGGCATTATCGAGAGCTACAAAGGTAAAATAAACGTTGATAGTCAACTGGGAAAAGGAACTACATTCACAATACACCTGCCAGTCGACAAAAAACATGCAGACTTTCATGTCAGCGAACCCGAAACGTGTCCATCGGGCACGGAAACCATTTTGTTTGTGGACGATGAAGTTCCAATCGTTAAAATGGGAAGCAAGCTGCTTGAAAGTTTAGGTTATTCAGTAACTACAAGAATGAATGGTGTCGAGGCGTTAGAACTGTTCAAGGCTAAACCGGATGCTTTCGATCTGGTCTTTACAGATATGACAATGCCGAATATGACCGGGGATAAACTGGCGATCGAGTTGATGAAGATAAGGCCTGAGATCCCCGTTGTTATTTGTACAGGATACAACAAGAAGATTTCCAAAAAAACCGCTTCGGAAATAGGCATCAAGGCGTTCATTTACAAGCCGCTTGAGAGGGCGGATTTATCCAAAATCATTCGAAACGTACTCGATGCGGCCAAAGGATGA